In Lolium rigidum isolate FL_2022 chromosome 7, APGP_CSIRO_Lrig_0.1, whole genome shotgun sequence, the DNA window AGGAGGCCACCaagagaccccccccccccccccccccccacacacacacacaacggagCCGAAGTGCACCGAGAAAGTATCCGAACATGTCCGCCGATGCAAGCACAACGGTACCGAAAGGGACCCAAGCTCCACGAGGACACCCCAAGAGGGTGACGACACCACATGTCGTCGTTCCCCGACATCGAAACGGTTAAGGTTTTCACCCGGGGCTCTCATATGGGGTAGGTAGCATAGCGACGCCCCCGAGAGGATCACAACACCCTCAGACATAGACTCTTTGGCGCACAAGCATTGGGATTTCTCCCCAAAAAACCTCGCAGCCCAAATCTGGACCGCGAATACGTCTCGAGGAACAACCCAATCACtatgggctcctttgattcaaaggaatatGGAGAGTGTAGGAATAGAAAAGGTGTAGGATTGAAATATCATGCCAAGTTAAATCCTATAGGAATATGGTGTGTCTTTGATTGTAGCAACGGAATTTTTCTAAGATGTATGAGCAAATGTTTATTTCCTATGATTTGCACTACAAAATTCTTATAGAAATAGTTTCTACAGGgtatattcctatgaatcaaataacTTGTATGGGAATTTTTTTCATATAATCCAAATTTTACATAATTCCTTTGCCAATTCTATGAATCAAAGAGTCCTATAAGTTGAACCGCTGGATTGGGGACAGACCTAAATTTTCACTTTGCGACCCTCCCTATGTGAATTCGACACGAGATGAAAAGCAGCCTtcagaacacacacacacacacacacacacacgagcCTTTCGTCGAATTCCTGTCCCGTGCAATGCGTAGGTTCTGCACCATCCCGCGCGGGCGGCGACCCTCGCCGTCCGCCACCGGAGCACCCTACGGCGGCCACCACCAgccgctcccgccgccggagTGGATCGAGCCATACACCGACCTGGCGGACCCAAGCCCGTACACcgccgcctcggccgcgccgcccactcCGTCTCCCTGGCTCCCGCGCGTCGTCTCCCTCGTCCTCCGCGCTCCACCCGCCACGCTCGCCGCCGACCTCCGCGCCTTCTGCAGCAcgttcctcctccgcctctcccccgccttcgtcgccgccgcgctccgcTCCCCGCAGCTGCTCCCGCACCCGCTCCCGTCGCTCCACTTCTTCCGCTCCCTCCCAAACGGCACCAACCTCGCCGCCCACCCCGACCACCTCCTCGCCTGCTACGTCTCCCTCCTCCACTCCTTCGCGCAGTCCAGAGAGGCCACCCCGGACGCCGCCGGCCACGCGCGGCAGCTCGTCGCGGAGCTGCGCGCCCGCGGGGACGCCGCGCTACAGCACCTCGCGCCGGCGTCGTCCGCGTCGCTCATCCGCAGCCTCGCGGCTCTCGGCCTCGCCGACGACCTGCTCTGGGCGTGGAGCGCCATGCGCGCTGCCGGCGTCGAGCCGTCCAGGCTGACCTACAACTGCCTCCTCGACGGCCTCGTCAACGCGGGCCTCCTTGACACCGCCATCAACGTGTTCGACGCAATGTCGATGGAGGACCGAGTCCGTCCCGACGTTGTCTCCTACAACATTCTCATCAAGGGGTACTGCCGCGGAGGGAGGGCGCAGGATGCGATGGCGCGGCTCGATCACATGAGGGAACGGGCGGGGGAGCTCTCGCCGGACAAGGTAACATACCTCACGCTGATGCAGTGCCATCACAGCGAGGGCACGTTTTCGCAGTGCGTGGCATTGTTCCAAGAGATGGAAGAGAGGGGGATGGGGAAGGACATTCCGCAGCATGCCTATGTGCTGGTGATCGGCGCCCTTTGTAAGGACGGGAAGCCGTTTGAGGGGATGGCCGTGTTCGAGAGAATGCTCAAGCGTGGGTGCCCAGCAAAAGCAGCCATGTATACCGCACTCATTGATTCGTTGGGTAAATTTGGTAGGGAGACCGAGGCAATGTCGCTCTTTGAGAGGATGAAGGCTAGCGGGCTTGAGCTTGATACCGTCACATATGGAGTGATTGTTAACTGCTTGTGCCGGTTTGGGAGGCTGGACGACGCACTTCTATGTTTTAGGAATTGCGTAGAGAAAGGTGTTGCAGTGAACGCCATCTTCTATACAAGCCTGATTGATGGCTTCGGGAAAGCCGGAATGGTCGACGAAGCACAGGAGCTCTTCGAGGAGATGAGAGTCAAAGGTTTTGTGCCTGACTCACATTGCTACAATGTTCTGATTGACGGGTTAGCTAAA includes these proteins:
- the LOC124678329 gene encoding pentatricopeptide repeat-containing protein At1g03560, mitochondrial, giving the protein MRRFCTIPRGRRPSPSATGAPYGGHHQPLPPPEWIEPYTDLADPSPYTAASAAPPTPSPWLPRVVSLVLRAPPATLAADLRAFCSTFLLRLSPAFVAAALRSPQLLPHPLPSLHFFRSLPNGTNLAAHPDHLLACYVSLLHSFAQSREATPDAAGHARQLVAELRARGDAALQHLAPASSASLIRSLAALGLADDLLWAWSAMRAAGVEPSRLTYNCLLDGLVNAGLLDTAINVFDAMSMEDRVRPDVVSYNILIKGYCRGGRAQDAMARLDHMRERAGELSPDKVTYLTLMQCHHSEGTFSQCVALFQEMEERGMGKDIPQHAYVLVIGALCKDGKPFEGMAVFERMLKRGCPAKAAMYTALIDSLGKFGRETEAMSLFERMKASGLELDTVTYGVIVNCLCRFGRLDDALLCFRNCVEKGVAVNAIFYTSLIDGFGKAGMVDEAQELFEEMRVKGFVPDSHCYNVLIDGLAKAGRTDDACALYKRMEADGCDQTVYTYTILIDGLFKEHKNEEALKFWDAMIDKGITPTAAAFRALANGLCLSGKFSRACRILDELAPMGVIPETAHEDMINALCKAGRFKQACKLADGIVSKGREIPGRVRTMMINALRKAGNTDLAVKLVHSKIGIGYERSGSIKRRVKFQTLFV